In Zingiber officinale cultivar Zhangliang chromosome 1A, Zo_v1.1, whole genome shotgun sequence, a genomic segment contains:
- the LOC122032132 gene encoding pentatricopeptide repeat-containing protein At2g22070-like, whose protein sequence is MRSHICRWPAITRIFSTSASPQASIKALAIPQDIQSLASAGRLKDAIRSLILRRHLGRPVYPECFVSILRRCADADSLLIGRQLHAHMVVTCFDQDPFVCNHLINVYGKCGSLDDSRWVFRRLGEKRLHSWNILIAGYCEFGFLSEGRRLFDEMPKRGAVSWNTMIAAYDHWGPCEEALELFALMRHSDCDIDRYGLSSVISACANLRFIQNGEALHGFSVKLGLDSHVHVGSAVVGCYSKCEQFDDAARFFDQMDVKELFTWNTMLDGYIQCSKISDAINFFNNMPEKNVISWTTIVAGCSQHGRNEKAIDFYNKMLTNGLIPDWMCFVSVLNACTGLLDLRKGSKIHASILRSGLGADRIVGSALVALYAKCGCFIDAQKVCHDLAVVDDFSQSVLIAEYVKHGLFDSAHKLFESLTVKSVTLWNALIGGYAAAGLFGEASATFKRMQMDGKYGDDYTFGSLLASGVHLELSFGEQLHSLIVKLGVDSSLFVAGALITMYSSNLNCQAAVRIFGSVKHPNHIIWTSMISGFASNNLINEAIHMFSVMTSSGILPDNVSLSIVIDSCSSLLNLHVGTQLHAFAYKLGFESDVVVGTALIDMYGKCWNIDPASRAFADINMHNIFSWTALVSGYMSLGMHETAKKLFEMMPQHNIVSWNIMLSGYAKHGFSSEVLQLYSQMSRSGILPDLRSFASLLAVCIESMLVENGKQVHAQIIKNGYHVKAQIDLYLTHMYQKFGELGSENEFTSSSFDSIVTVDGSKPDTISKNIQLLASAYWNYFSRMNGQNRAD, encoded by the coding sequence ATGAGATCTCACATCTGCCGATGGCCAGCCATCACCCGAATCTTCTCCACATCCGCATCCCCACAGGCGTCCATTAAGGCCCTGGCGATACCCCAGGACATCCAATCCCTCGCATCCGCCGGCCGGCTCAAGGACGCCATCCGATCCCTCATCCTCCGCCGCCACCTCGGCCGCCCGGTCTATCCGGAGTGCTTCGTCTCCATCCTCCGACGCTGCGCTGACGCCGATTCCCTACTCATCGGGCGGCAGCTCCACGCCCATATGGTCGTCACCTGCTTCGATCAGGACCCCTTCGTCTGCAACCATCTCATCAATGTGTACGGTAAGTGCGGCTCCTTGGACGACTCCCGTTGGGTTTTCAGAAGGTTGGGGGAGAAAAGGTTGCATTCTTGGAACATTCTGATCGCTGGGTACTGCGAGTTTGGCTTTTTAAGTGAAGGTAGACGCTTGTTTGATGAAATGCCCAAGCGGGGTGCGGTTTCGTGGAATACGATGATCGCAGCATATGATCATTGGGGACCATGCGAGGAGGCACTGGAGTTGTTTGCTTTGATGAGACATTCTGATTGCGATATCGATCGTTATGGGCTTTCCAGTGTGATTAGTGCCTGTGCCAATCTTAGATTTATACAGAATGGAGAGGCACTTCATGGGTTTTCTGTAAAGCTTGGACTTGATTCGCATGTTCATGTGGGTAGTGCTGTGGTTGGATGCTATTCAAAATGTGAACAGTTTGATGATGCTGCTAGATTTTttgatcaaatggatgttaaagaGCTCTTTACTTGGAACACAATGCTTGATGGTTATATACAGTGTTCAAAGATTAGTGATGCAATTAATTTCTTCAACAATATGCCGGAAAAGAATGTCATCTCTTGGACTACCATTGTGGCTGGATGTTCACAGCATGGTAGAAATGAGAAGGCAATTGATTTCTACAATAAAATGCTTACAAATGGTTTGATACCTGATTGGATGTGCTTTGTTAGTGTTTTAAATGCATGTACAGGGTTGTTGGATCTTAGAAAAGGATCGAAGATTCATGCTAGTATTCTTAGAAGTGGCCTTGGAGCAGACAGAATTGTTGGAAGTGCCTTAGTGGCCCTCTACGCAAAATGTGGGTGCTTTATTGATGCACAAAAAGTATGTCATGATTTAGCTGTTGTTGATGACTTCTCACAGAGCGTACTAATAGCTGAATATGTTAAACATGGATTGTTTGATAGTGCACACAAATTGTTTGAAAGCTTGACCGTGAAAAGTGTCACACTATGGAATGCATTGATTGGAGGTTATGCTGCAGCAGGTTTGTTTGGAGAGGCTTCTGCAACCTTTAAAAGAATGCAGATGGATGGTAAGTATGGTGATGATTACACCTTTGGAAGCCTCCTCGCCAGTGGTGTGCATCTGGAATTAAGTTTTGGTGAACAACTTCACTCACTGATAGTGAAGTTGGGAGTTGATTCATCTCTTTTTGTAGCTGGTGCTCTTATTACCATGTACAGCAGCAATTTAAATTGTCAAGCTGCGGTAAGAATATTTGGGTCCGTCAAGCATCCAAACCATATTATATGGACTTCCATGATTTCTGGGTTTGCATcaaataatttgattaatgaGGCCATCCATATGTTTTCTGTCATGACTTCTTCAGGTATACTGCCAGATAATGTTTCATTATCAATTGTTATTGATTCATGTTCAAGTTTATTAAATCTGCATGTCGGAACACAACTTCACGCCTTTGCGTACAAGTTAGGTTTTGAATCAGATGTTGTAGTTGGAACTGCTCTCATAGATATGTATGGGAAATGCTGGAACATTGATCCTGCATCACGTGCATTTGCTGATATAAACATGCACAATATTTTTAGCTGGACTGCACTAGTAAGTGGGTACATGAGTTTGGGAATGCATGAAACTGCGAAGAAGCTTTTTGAGATGATGCCTCAGCACAACATTGTTTCATGGAATATAATGCTTTCTGGATATGCAAAACATGGTTTTTCATCAGAAGTATTACAATTATACAGTCAAATGTCTAGATCAGGCATATTGCCAGATCTCAGAAGTTTTGCCTCTCTTTTAGCAGTTTGCATCGAGTCTATGTTGGTGGAAAATGGAAAGCAAGTTCATGCCCAAATTATAAAGAACGGCTATCATGTGAAGGCAcaaattgatttatatttgacgCATATGTACCAGAAATTTGGAGAATTAGGGAGTGAAAATGAGTTCACTTCTAGCTCCTTTGATTCAATTGTCACTGTAGATGGATCAAAACCAGATACCATATCAAAGAATATTCAACTTTTAGCATCTGCCTACTGGAACTACTTTAGTAGAATGAATGGCCAAAACAGAGCAGATTGA
- the LOC122032153 gene encoding protein Mpv17-like: MLRLWRCYQNCLAVHPVKTQVISSGILWGFGDVGAQMVSRWTAAPQARQKEEGKDIKIDWRRVVTTSMFGFAFIGPVGHYWYEYLDHIVRFHYRLHPKSLKFVTAKVVADALLLGPLDLLIFFSYMGVASGKGLKQVKEDVKRDFLPALPVDMAIWPVVQFANFRYVPVKQQLLYVNLVYLFESSFLSWIEQQGNAPWKKLFTSKNTRIALISDHPDIS, from the exons ATGTTGAGGCTGTGGAGGTGCTACCAGAACTGCCTCGCCGTTCATCCCGTGAAGACGCAGGTGATCAGCTCCGGGATCCTCTGGGGCTTCGGCGACGTTGGCGCCCAGATGGTCTCCCGATGGACGGCGGCACCACAAGCGCGCCAAAAG GAAGAAGGCAAGGATATTAAAATAGACTGGAGAAGGGTAGTCACAACAAGCATGTTTGGGTTTGCATTCATCGGACCGGTCGGCCATTACTG GTACGAGTACTTGGACCATATTGTCCGGTTTCATTATCGACTCCACCCCAAGTCGCTAAAGTTCGTCACTGCAAAGGTGGTGGCAGATGCACTTCTTTTGGGTCCTCTAGACCTACTGATCTTCTTCTCTTACATGGGAGTGGCCTCCGGAAAAGGTCTAAAACAAGTGAAAGAAGACGTGAAAAGGGACTTCCTTCCGGCCCTCCCGGTAGACATGGCCATTTGGCCTGTAGTCCAGTTTGCAAATTTCCGATACGTCccggtgaagcagcagcttctctatGTGAATCTAGTTTACTTGTTTGAGAGCAGCTTCTTGTCCTGGATCGAGCAGCAGGGCAATGCTCCCTGGAAGAAATTGTTTACCTCTAAAAATACTAGAATCGCCCTCATTTCTGACCACCCTGATATTTCTTAA
- the LOC122032162 gene encoding ras-related protein Rab7-like gives MASRRRMLLKVIILGDSGVGKTSLMNQYVNKKFSNQYKATIGADFLTKEVQIDDRLFTLQIWDTAGQERFQSLGVAFYRGADCCVLVYDVNVMKSFDNLNNWREEFLIQASPSDPENFPFILLGNKIDIDGGNSRVVSEKKAKAWCASKGNIPYFETSAKEGFNVEAAFQCIAKNALKNEPEEDIYLPDTIDVAGRATQQNSSGCEC, from the exons ATGGCGTCCCGTCGGCGTATGCTTCTCAAAGTCATCATCCTCGGCGACAGCGG GGTTGGGAAGACTTCTCTGATGAATCA ATATGTGAACAAGAAGTTCAGCAACCAGTATAAAGCCACCATTGGAGCTGATTTCTTGACCAAAGAAGTCCAGATCGATGACAGATTGTTCACTTTACAG ATCTGGGACACGGCGGGGCAGGAAAGATTTCAGAGCCTTGGTGTGGCTTTCTATCGTGGAGCCGATTGCTGCGTCCTTGTCTACGATGTTAATGTTATGAAATCATTTGATAACTTGAATAATTGGCGCGAGGAATTTCTGATTCAG GCTAGTCCATCTGATCCTGAGAACTTCCCTTTCATATTGTTGGGTAACAAGATCGATATTGATGGTGGCAATAGCCGCGTG GTCTCAGAGAAGAAAGCTAAAGCTTGGTGTGCATCGAAGGGCAACATCCCCTATTTTGAGACATCAGCAAAAGAAGGATTCAATGTGGAAGCTGCTTTTCAGTGTATTGCCAAGAATGCTCTAAAGAATGAACCTGAGGAAGATAT ATATCTTCCTGATACGATCGATGTGGCAGGGCGTGCAACCCAGCAAAACTCTTCAGGTTGTGAGTGCTAG
- the LOC122032173 gene encoding CWF19-like protein 2 isoform X2 translates to MFSGIKFIPKEKLLSEKSQSDSDESGDKKIKRIDTRKRRQESSDDYSSSSEDNERKGKIKRKQRKRSREVKKKRKEKRSEDVSNNDSDRDLFRQNNEEIVRKELGLDWMLRPTDKMIENIHAHEKEATEEHEAVEEQRTHPRELNPYLKENGSGYPDDSMISDISGKPSSSAVGDGGASWRLKALKRAKEQAAREGRKLDKVVEERWGSLGQLTASVAASRAAPSHAHLHAIRDRRKGPSQFPESVLSDRTTRSIQQIHGEYNDISSRNSEMRRPKHDNLSWKKRRSSNMSAEDKSLISSAISDLNKFANDGSFMERISQHQNKSADVSTYSADPSPRENDQVEKRLQSLKEEVYEEKSLQPQTPVLSANQLAAKVLQLRMKGKHEEAEKLVKEMEAMFEKADADTKAVRLETQGSKDRYVMKQTSRKHKRREDDADLHLVQTIMQNKKYSLGEEDEYGFDVAPSKKNNKRKKDVAEDRKFSKRLLTQQERCQFCFENPSRPKHLVVSIANFTYLMLPQRQPIVEGHCCILPMQHEAATRSVDRNVGDEIRNFKKCLVKMFASQDKDVLFLETVVQLSKQRRHCLLECIPIPSERAEEAPMYFRKALEEAEEEWGQHEMKKVIPTKGNLRQVIPENFSYFHVEFGLDKGFVHVIDKDSNFESGFGLNVVRGLLRLPEEDMYRSRRHESTDKQQQAVARFARDWQRFDWTRELE, encoded by the exons ATGTTCTCTGGAATCAAATTCATTCCTAAAGAAAAGCTCCTTTCA GAAAAATCTCAGTCAGACTCAGATGAATCTGGAGACAAAAAGATCAAGAGGATAGACACAAGGAAGAGAAGACAAGAATCATCGGATGATTATTCATCATCGTCTGAAGATAATGAGAGAAAAGGCAAGATAAAGCGAAAACAAAGAAAGAGAAGTAGAGAAGTGAAAAAAAAGCGAAAGGAAAAAAGATCTG AGGATGTTTCTAACAATGATAGCGATAGAGACCTATTTCGTCAGAACAATGAAGAGATTGTAAGGAAGGAATTAGGGTTGGATTGGATGCTGAGACCCACAGATAAGATGATAGAGAATATTCATGCACATGAGAAGGAAGCAACTGAAGAGCATGAAGCTGTTGAG GAGCAGAGAACACATCCAAGGGAATTGAATCCCTATCTGAAAGAAAATGGCAGTGGGTATCCAGATGATTCAATGATTTCAGATATTAGTGGCAAACCCTCTTCTTCAGCTGTGGGCGATGGGGGAGCAAGCTGGAGGCTGAAAGCCTTAAAGCGTGCAAAAGAGCAGGCAGCACGTGAAGGACGAAAGCTCGATAAG GTTGTTGAAGAACGATGGGGTTCATTGGGCCAATTGACCGCCTCCGTGGCAGCTTCGAGGGCTGCCCCTTCTCATGCTCATTTGCATGCTATAAGAGACCGAAGGAAAGGCCCAAGTCAATTTCCTGAATCAGTTCTATCTGATAGAACTACAAGAAGCATTCAACAGATACATGGAGAATATAATGATATTTCTTCACGAAATTCTGAAATGAGAAGGCCTAAACATGATAATTTGTCCTGGAAAAAACGTAGAAGTTCTAATATGTCAGCGGAGGACAAATCTTTAATATCGTCAGCCATATCCGACTTAAATAAATTTGCAAATGATGGAAGCTTTATGGAGAGAATTTCTCAGCATCAAAATAAATCTGCTGATGTTTCTACATATTCCGCCGATCCAAGTCCAAGGGAAAATGATCAAGTGGAGAAGAGATTGCAGTCTTTGAAAGAAgaagtttatgaagaaaaatccTTACAGCCACAGACACCAGTGCTGAGTGCAAACCAACTGGCAGCAAAGGTTTTACAGCTTCGTATGAAAGGAAAGCATGAGGAGGCTGAGAAATTGGTG AAAGAGATGGAAGCTATGTTTGAGAAAGCAGATGCTGACACTAAGGCAGTTAGATTGGAAACACAAGGAAGCAAAGACAG ATATGTAATGAAGCAAACATCTAGGAaacacaagaggagagaagaCGATGCTGATTTACATCTTGTGCAGACAATAATGCAGAACAAAAAATACAGCTTGGGTGAAGAGGATGAGTATGGTTTTGATGTCGCTCCtagcaaaaaaaataataaaaggaaaaaggatgTGGCTGAGGACAGAAAGTTTTCAAAACGACTATTGACTCAACAAGAGCGCTGTCAATTTTGTTTTGAAAACCCATCAAGACCAAAACATCTTGTTGTGTCAATTGCAAATTTTACTTACTTGATGCTACCTCAGCGACAACCTATTGTTGAAGGGCATTGCTGCATTTTGCCAATGCAG CATGAAGCTGCAACAAGATCTGTAGATAGAAATGTTGGGGACGAGATCCGTAATTTCAAGAAGTGCTTAGTGAAGATGTTTGCCAGTCAAGACAAGGATGTATTATTTCTCGAAACTGTTGTTCAATTGTCAAAGCAGCGCCGCCACTGCTTGCTCGAGTGCATTCCTATACCCTCCGAGCGTGCTGAAGAAGCACCTATGTATTTCAGAAAG GCACTCGAAGAAGCGGAGGAAGAGTGGGGTCAGCATGAAATGAAAAAGGTCATCCCAACAAAGGGGAATCTGCGGCAAGTTATCCCCGAGAATTTTTCTTATTTCCACGTCGAATTCGGCCTAGACAAGGGTTTCGTTCATGTCATCGACAAAGACAGCAACTTCGAGAGCGGTTTTGGTTTGAACGTTGTCAGAGGCCTACTACGTCTCCCAGAGGAAGACATGTATCGGAGTAGAAGACACGAATCTACTGACAAACAGCAGCAGGCAGTGGCTAGATTTGCACGAGATTGGCAACGCTTCGATTGGACAAGAGAACTGGAATGA
- the LOC122032173 gene encoding CWF19-like protein 2 isoform X1: MFSGIKFIPKEKLLSEKSQSDSDESGDKKIKRIDTRKRRQESSDDYSSSSEDNERKGKIKRKQRKRSREVKKKRKEKRSAEDVSNNDSDRDLFRQNNEEIVRKELGLDWMLRPTDKMIENIHAHEKEATEEHEAVEEQRTHPRELNPYLKENGSGYPDDSMISDISGKPSSSAVGDGGASWRLKALKRAKEQAAREGRKLDKVVEERWGSLGQLTASVAASRAAPSHAHLHAIRDRRKGPSQFPESVLSDRTTRSIQQIHGEYNDISSRNSEMRRPKHDNLSWKKRRSSNMSAEDKSLISSAISDLNKFANDGSFMERISQHQNKSADVSTYSADPSPRENDQVEKRLQSLKEEVYEEKSLQPQTPVLSANQLAAKVLQLRMKGKHEEAEKLVKEMEAMFEKADADTKAVRLETQGSKDRYVMKQTSRKHKRREDDADLHLVQTIMQNKKYSLGEEDEYGFDVAPSKKNNKRKKDVAEDRKFSKRLLTQQERCQFCFENPSRPKHLVVSIANFTYLMLPQRQPIVEGHCCILPMQHEAATRSVDRNVGDEIRNFKKCLVKMFASQDKDVLFLETVVQLSKQRRHCLLECIPIPSERAEEAPMYFRKALEEAEEEWGQHEMKKVIPTKGNLRQVIPENFSYFHVEFGLDKGFVHVIDKDSNFESGFGLNVVRGLLRLPEEDMYRSRRHESTDKQQQAVARFARDWQRFDWTRELE, from the exons ATGTTCTCTGGAATCAAATTCATTCCTAAAGAAAAGCTCCTTTCA GAAAAATCTCAGTCAGACTCAGATGAATCTGGAGACAAAAAGATCAAGAGGATAGACACAAGGAAGAGAAGACAAGAATCATCGGATGATTATTCATCATCGTCTGAAGATAATGAGAGAAAAGGCAAGATAAAGCGAAAACAAAGAAAGAGAAGTAGAGAAGTGAAAAAAAAGCGAAAGGAAAAAAGATCTG CAGAGGATGTTTCTAACAATGATAGCGATAGAGACCTATTTCGTCAGAACAATGAAGAGATTGTAAGGAAGGAATTAGGGTTGGATTGGATGCTGAGACCCACAGATAAGATGATAGAGAATATTCATGCACATGAGAAGGAAGCAACTGAAGAGCATGAAGCTGTTGAG GAGCAGAGAACACATCCAAGGGAATTGAATCCCTATCTGAAAGAAAATGGCAGTGGGTATCCAGATGATTCAATGATTTCAGATATTAGTGGCAAACCCTCTTCTTCAGCTGTGGGCGATGGGGGAGCAAGCTGGAGGCTGAAAGCCTTAAAGCGTGCAAAAGAGCAGGCAGCACGTGAAGGACGAAAGCTCGATAAG GTTGTTGAAGAACGATGGGGTTCATTGGGCCAATTGACCGCCTCCGTGGCAGCTTCGAGGGCTGCCCCTTCTCATGCTCATTTGCATGCTATAAGAGACCGAAGGAAAGGCCCAAGTCAATTTCCTGAATCAGTTCTATCTGATAGAACTACAAGAAGCATTCAACAGATACATGGAGAATATAATGATATTTCTTCACGAAATTCTGAAATGAGAAGGCCTAAACATGATAATTTGTCCTGGAAAAAACGTAGAAGTTCTAATATGTCAGCGGAGGACAAATCTTTAATATCGTCAGCCATATCCGACTTAAATAAATTTGCAAATGATGGAAGCTTTATGGAGAGAATTTCTCAGCATCAAAATAAATCTGCTGATGTTTCTACATATTCCGCCGATCCAAGTCCAAGGGAAAATGATCAAGTGGAGAAGAGATTGCAGTCTTTGAAAGAAgaagtttatgaagaaaaatccTTACAGCCACAGACACCAGTGCTGAGTGCAAACCAACTGGCAGCAAAGGTTTTACAGCTTCGTATGAAAGGAAAGCATGAGGAGGCTGAGAAATTGGTG AAAGAGATGGAAGCTATGTTTGAGAAAGCAGATGCTGACACTAAGGCAGTTAGATTGGAAACACAAGGAAGCAAAGACAG ATATGTAATGAAGCAAACATCTAGGAaacacaagaggagagaagaCGATGCTGATTTACATCTTGTGCAGACAATAATGCAGAACAAAAAATACAGCTTGGGTGAAGAGGATGAGTATGGTTTTGATGTCGCTCCtagcaaaaaaaataataaaaggaaaaaggatgTGGCTGAGGACAGAAAGTTTTCAAAACGACTATTGACTCAACAAGAGCGCTGTCAATTTTGTTTTGAAAACCCATCAAGACCAAAACATCTTGTTGTGTCAATTGCAAATTTTACTTACTTGATGCTACCTCAGCGACAACCTATTGTTGAAGGGCATTGCTGCATTTTGCCAATGCAG CATGAAGCTGCAACAAGATCTGTAGATAGAAATGTTGGGGACGAGATCCGTAATTTCAAGAAGTGCTTAGTGAAGATGTTTGCCAGTCAAGACAAGGATGTATTATTTCTCGAAACTGTTGTTCAATTGTCAAAGCAGCGCCGCCACTGCTTGCTCGAGTGCATTCCTATACCCTCCGAGCGTGCTGAAGAAGCACCTATGTATTTCAGAAAG GCACTCGAAGAAGCGGAGGAAGAGTGGGGTCAGCATGAAATGAAAAAGGTCATCCCAACAAAGGGGAATCTGCGGCAAGTTATCCCCGAGAATTTTTCTTATTTCCACGTCGAATTCGGCCTAGACAAGGGTTTCGTTCATGTCATCGACAAAGACAGCAACTTCGAGAGCGGTTTTGGTTTGAACGTTGTCAGAGGCCTACTACGTCTCCCAGAGGAAGACATGTATCGGAGTAGAAGACACGAATCTACTGACAAACAGCAGCAGGCAGTGGCTAGATTTGCACGAGATTGGCAACGCTTCGATTGGACAAGAGAACTGGAATGA